Below is a genomic region from Paludicola sp. MB14-C6.
TAAGCCCACTGTTTTGTTCTAATAAACCAATATTGACATTTGTTCCAACATAAACACCACTTGGATCATTTGCAATATAGTCTGGTTTTAATCGTCCACAGATCACGTTTAATAGAGTAGACTTTCCAATACCGTTTGCACCAATTAAGCCAATACGGTCACGATCTTCAATTGTTTGGCTAATTTCATGTAAAATGAGTTTTTCACCAAAGGAAACGGATATTCGGTCTAACGATACAAGCACAATTTTTCTCTCCCTAAAATAATATCTCTTATATTTTACACAAAAACCATAAATAAAGCAAGAAAAAGCAAAGAAGCCGTTTTAAGATATAATACAGAAAACCTTTTCGTTCTCTCTTGTAAAATTGAAATGATAATTGTATAATAATTACAATATCATGAAAGCAAATAAAAATATAAATACTGCAAAAAACGGGTTTAGCTATTTTATCAGGTGTTCCTTGAAAATGAATGGAAATTCAATCTTTGAGTGGGGGTCTTTTAATGAACTTGTCTTTGTTAATTTTAATTTTGTTTGTGGCTTATAGCGGACTATTTGCTTTTTTGATGGTGGCATTGGAAAGTCAAAAGCATAAGAAGTATTATATTCTTGCAAAAACCATTAACAGCTTTGGCTTTATTGCAATAGCATTGATATGTGGTATTATTACCGGACATGAGAAATGGCTACTCATTTTATTACCTGCATTTTTACTTTGTTTTTGCGGTGATGTACTTCTTGGATTCTATCAAAGGCTTAAAAAACAATTATATTTTATTACGGGCTTGCTATCTTTCTTATGTGGCCATATCTTTTTTGTATATGCATTTTCAACAAGACGAAGTCTAACTTTGCTGGATTGCATTTTCCCTGTTTGTGTGGCG
It encodes:
- a CDS encoding lysoplasmalogenase family protein; this translates as MNLSLLILILFVAYSGLFAFLMVALESQKHKKYYILAKTINSFGFIAIALICGIITGHEKWLLILLPAFLLCFCGDVLLGFYQRLKKQLYFITGLLSFLCGHIFFVYAFSTRRSLTLLDCIFPVCVALLTFALTFLKDMDTGKMKPAIVVYAFFVALLLGKSAHLWIMSSSIQNWLLLIGSALFLISDALILFLYFYKKKHPIIHILNLGTYYYGMFFLSINLLF